TCTGCCGGGAAAGCATCGAAGAGCAGCAGGGAAAGAAACAGCGCCGTGATCGACGCCGGCAGGGGATGCAAAAGCAGACTCAGCAGGCGGCGAACAGTGGCCAAGGTCATGGTGGACGAGTAAAACAACCAAATAAAAAAGGCTGAACTTTTCAGCTCAGCCAATGAGATTTACGCCGGAAGCGCTGCGCTCAGTAGCGGTAGTGGTCGAGCTTGTAGGGGCCTTCCACTGGCACGGCGATGTAGGCCGCCTGCTCGGCGGTGAGCTCGGTGAGCCGGGCGCCGATCCGGTCTAGGTGCAGGCGGGCCACCATCTCATCAAGGTGCTTGGGCAGGACGTAGACCTCCTTGCCGTACTGGTCGCCCTTGGTGTACAGCTCGATCTGGGCCAGCACCTGGTTGGTGAAGGAGTTGCTCATCACGAAGCTGGGGTGGCCGGTGCCGCAGCCCAGGTTCACCAGACGGCCCTCGGCCAGCAGGATGATCCGGTTGCCGCTCGGCAGGATCACGTGATCCACCTGGGGCTTGATGTTCTCCCAGGCGTACTGCTTGAGGGACGCCACATCGATTTCGTTGTCGAAGTGGCCGATGTTGCACACGATCGCCTGGTTCTTCATGGCGAGCAGGTGCTCGTGGCGGATCACCTGGTAGTTCCCGGTGGCGGTCACGAAGATGTCCACATCCGCCACCACGTCCTCGAGACGCACGACGCGGTAGCCCTCCATGGCGGCCTGCAGGGCGCAGATCGGATCGATCTCGGCGATCATCACCGTGGCGCCGAGCCCGCGCAGGGACTGGGCCGAACCCTTGCCCACGTCGCCGTAGCCGAGCACCAGGGCCACCTTGCCGGCCACCATCACGTCGGTGGCGCGCTTGATGCTGTCGACCAGCGATTCGCGGCAGCCGTAGAGGTTGTCGAACTTGCTCTTGGTGACCGAATCGTTGACGTTGATGGCCGGAAAGGGCAGCTCACCGCTCTTCTGCATCTGGTACAGACGGGCCACGCCGGTGGTGGTCTCCTCGGTGACGCCCTGGATGTTGGCGTAGATGCGGGAGTAGAAGCCGGGCTGCACCGCCAGCCGCTGGCGGATGGAGTTGAACAGGGCCACCTCCTCCTCGCTGGAGGGGTTGTCGAGCACCGAGAGATCCTTCTCGGCCTTGCTGCCGAGCACCACCAGGCCAGTGGCATCGCCACCGTCATCGAGGATCATGTTGGGGGTGCCACCGTCGCCCCACTCGAGGATGCGGTGGGTGAAGGCCCAGTACTCATCAAGGGTTTCGCCCTTGTAGGCGAACACCGGGATGCCGGCGGCGGCGATGGCGGCGGCGGCGTGGTCCTGGGTGGAGAAGATGTTGCAGGAGGCCCAGCGCACCTCGGCGCCGAGGGCCACCAGGGTCTCGATCAGAACGGCGGTCTGGATCGTCATGTGGAGGCTGCCGGCGATCCGGGCGCCCTTCAGGGGCTGCTCGGCACCGAACTTCTCGCGCAGGGCCATCAGGCCGGGCATCTCGGTTTCGGCGATCGCCAGTTCCTTGCGGCCCCAGTCGGCCAGGCCGAGATCGGCGATCACATAGGAACCTGTCGCCTGAAGGCCAGCAAAAGCAGCCTCAGGGCTGGAAGGTGTTGCCACCATGAATGGGAAGCTCCCCGAAGGGAGGACGAAGAAGTGGAAATATCTGCAGAGACGCCGAGGCTTCGGGCTCGCTGCGGGTCAATCTACATCGAT
This genomic stretch from Cyanobium gracile PCC 6307 harbors:
- the ahcY gene encoding adenosylhomocysteinase, whose amino-acid sequence is MVATPSSPEAAFAGLQATGSYVIADLGLADWGRKELAIAETEMPGLMALREKFGAEQPLKGARIAGSLHMTIQTAVLIETLVALGAEVRWASCNIFSTQDHAAAAIAAAGIPVFAYKGETLDEYWAFTHRILEWGDGGTPNMILDDGGDATGLVVLGSKAEKDLSVLDNPSSEEEVALFNSIRQRLAVQPGFYSRIYANIQGVTEETTTGVARLYQMQKSGELPFPAINVNDSVTKSKFDNLYGCRESLVDSIKRATDVMVAGKVALVLGYGDVGKGSAQSLRGLGATVMIAEIDPICALQAAMEGYRVVRLEDVVADVDIFVTATGNYQVIRHEHLLAMKNQAIVCNIGHFDNEIDVASLKQYAWENIKPQVDHVILPSGNRIILLAEGRLVNLGCGTGHPSFVMSNSFTNQVLAQIELYTKGDQYGKEVYVLPKHLDEMVARLHLDRIGARLTELTAEQAAYIAVPVEGPYKLDHYRY